Proteins encoded by one window of Nicotiana tabacum cultivar K326 chromosome 10, ASM71507v2, whole genome shotgun sequence:
- the LOC107769703 gene encoding VQ motif-containing protein 4, translated as MEMTSRIQDRENPSSINSPRSNGTSPNSNSNGSVIQNPTPPLTPKTISRSETNNPYPTTFVQADTSSFKQVVQMLTGSSETAKQADPSSSSSSNKGTIPPIRTAPKKPGFKLYERRNSLKNGLMISPLIHSAHNSTSFSPRNKPEILSPSILDFPSLALSPVTPLIEDPFNKSSPLSNLSEEDKAIAEKKFYMHPSPRRTPRDSEPQLLPLFPVTSPRVSGSSSS; from the coding sequence ATGGAAATGACCTCAAGAATTCAAGATAGAGAGAACCCATCTTCAATAAACTCACCAAGAAGCAATGGAACAAGTCCAAACAGCAACAGCAATGGATCAGTAATCCAAAATCCAACCCCACCACTGACCCCAAAAACAATCTCTAGATCTGAAACAAACAACCCTTACCCAACAACTTTTGTACAAGCtgatacttcttcctttaaaCAAGTTGTTCAAATGCTCACTGGTTCCTCTGAAACTGCAAAACAAGCAGatccatcttcatcttcatcttccaATAAAGGGACCATTCCTCCTATTAGAACTGCTCCTAAAAAACCCGGTTTCAAGCTCTACGAAAGAAGAAACAGTTTAAAAAATGGGCTTATGATTAGCCCTTTGATTCATTCAGCCCACAATTCAACTAGTTTTTCACCTCGGAACAAGCCCGAGATTTTATCCCCCAGTATTCTTGATTTCCCTTCTCTTGCTTTAAGCCCAGTTACGCCATTGATTGAAGACCCATTTAATAAGTCTTCTCCATTGAGTAATCTTTCTGAAGAGGATAAAGCTATTGCTGAGAAGAAGTTTTATATGCATCCTTCGCCAAGGAGAACGCCTAGAGATTCTGAGCCACAGCTTTTGCCCTTGTTTCCAGTCACTTCTCCTAGAGTTTCAGGGTCTTCTTCTTCTTGA